One Burkholderiales bacterium DNA segment encodes these proteins:
- a CDS encoding branched-chain amino acid ABC transporter permease: MLLLEQIVNGLLVGSYYILLSLGLSLIFSLGGVVNLAHGAFYAVGAYLAWEIEKRAGFFGAMGLSPVGVALIGMLVERFALRRLYSKDPMLGLLFTFGLALTAEQALRIVWGSTGLPFAMPDALRGQLILGDFIYSYYRLFMLAVAALGVAGCWLLLNKTAFGMVVRAGTRDPEMVRALGINLRPTLTAVFALGVALAGLAGVLSAPLAGVQPAMGTEILTATFVVVVIGGLGSFWGVVLAGLLVGAVRGVTIYFYPPAAEASMYLLMILLLLLRPRGLMGERFEKFE; encoded by the coding sequence GTGCTGCTGCTCGAGCAGATCGTCAACGGCCTGCTGGTCGGGTCCTACTACATCCTGCTCTCGCTCGGACTGTCGCTGATCTTCAGCCTGGGCGGGGTGGTCAATCTCGCACACGGCGCGTTCTACGCCGTGGGCGCCTATCTGGCCTGGGAGATCGAGAAGCGCGCCGGCTTCTTCGGGGCGATGGGCCTGTCGCCGGTGGGGGTGGCGCTGATCGGCATGCTGGTCGAACGCTTTGCCCTGCGTCGCCTCTACAGCAAGGACCCGATGCTCGGGCTGCTGTTCACCTTCGGCCTGGCGCTGACCGCGGAACAGGCGCTGCGCATCGTCTGGGGCAGCACCGGCCTGCCGTTCGCCATGCCCGATGCCCTGCGCGGCCAGCTCATCCTCGGCGACTTCATCTACTCCTATTACCGTCTGTTCATGCTGGCGGTGGCCGCGCTCGGCGTGGCGGGCTGCTGGCTGCTGCTGAACAAGACCGCCTTCGGCATGGTGGTGCGCGCCGGCACGCGCGACCCGGAAATGGTGCGGGCGTTGGGAATCAACCTGCGCCCGACGCTGACCGCCGTGTTCGCGCTCGGCGTCGCGCTGGCGGGCCTGGCCGGCGTGCTCTCGGCCCCGCTTGCCGGCGTGCAGCCGGCCATGGGCACCGAGATTCTCACGGCGACCTTCGTGGTCGTCGTCATCGGCGGGCTGGGCAGCTTCTGGGGCGTGGTGCTGGCCGGCCTGCTGGTGGGCGCGGTGCGCGGCGTGACGATCTACTTCTATCCCCCCGCTGCCGAAGCCTCGATGTATCTGCTGATGATCCTGCTGCTGCTCCTGCGGCCGCGCGGACTGATGGGCGAACGCTTCGAGAAATTCGAATGA